The Eublepharis macularius isolate TG4126 chromosome 11, MPM_Emac_v1.0, whole genome shotgun sequence genome includes a region encoding these proteins:
- the RPSA gene encoding 40S ribosomal protein SA, whose protein sequence is MSGGLDVLQMKEEDVLKFLAAGTHLGGTNLDFQMEQYIYKRKSDGIYIINLKRTWEKLLLAARAIVAIENPADVSVISSRNTGQRAVLKFAAATGATPIAGRFTPGTFTNQIQAAFREPRLLVVTDPRADHQPLTEASYVNIPTIALCNTDSPLRYVDIAIPCNNKGAHSVGLMWWMLAREVLRMRGTISREHPWEVMPDLYFYRDPEEIEKEEQAAAEKAVTKEEFQGEWTAPAPEFTAPPQPEVADWSEGVQVPSVPIQPFPAEDWSAQPATEDWSAAPTAQATEWVATPTEWS, encoded by the exons ATGTCCGGAGGCCTTGATGTCCTACAGATGAAGGAGGAAGATGTCCTCAAATTCCTTGCTGCAGGAACCCACTTAGGAGGCACCAATCTAGATTTTCAGATGGAACAATATATCTATAAAAGGAAGAGTGATG GCATTTATATCATCAACCTGAAAAGAACCTGGGAAAAGCTGCTTTTGGCTGCCCGTGCCATTGTTGCTATTGAGAATCCTGCTGATGTGAGCGTTATCTCCTCCAGGAATACTGGACAG CGTGCTGTTCTGAAGTTTGCTGCTGCTACTGGTGCAACACCTATAGCTGGCCGTTTTACTCCTGGTActttcaccaatcagatccaagCTGCCTTCCGTGAACCCCGCCTTTTGGTGGTCACTGATCCAAGGGCTGATCATCAGCCTCTGACTGAGGCATCTTATGTAAACATCCCCACCATCGCCTTGTGTAACACGGATTCTCCTCTTCGCTATGTGGATATTGCTATCCCCTGCAACAACAAG GGGGCACACTCGGTTGGTCTGATGTGGTGGATGTTGGCTCGGGAGGTCCTGCGAATGCGTGGCACTATTTCCCGTGAACACCCATGGGAGGTTATGCCTGATCTCTATTTCTACAGGGATCCTGAAGAG ATTGAAAAGGAGGAGCAGGCTGCAGCCGAGAAAGCAGTTACAAAGGAGGAATTCCAAGGAGAATGGACTGCTCCTGCACCCGAGTTCACTGCTCCTCCACAGCCTGAGGTGGCTGATTGGTCTGAGGGGGTACAAGTGCCCTCTGTGCCAATACAGCCATTCCCAGCTG AGGATTGGAGTGCCCAGCCTGCCACTGAGGATTGGTCTGCGGCTCCCACAGCTCAGGCCACTGAGTGGGTTGCGACTCCCACAGAGTGGTCATAA
- the SLC25A38 gene encoding mitochondrial glycine transporter — protein sequence MSSQAELRSWVGVVAKGPGSPRRGGEAALMHPVLKAFVCGSISGTCSTLLFQPLDLLKTRLQTLQPSINASGRVGMVTLLFKVVRTESLRGLWKGVSPSFARCIPGVGIYFSTLYMIKQRFVLDRSPTALESVLLGAVSRTIAVVCMSPVTVVKTRYESGRYGYESVHGALRNIYRSEGVQGLFSGLTATLLRDAPFSGIYLMFYMQTKKITPYDQLDPALTPLVNFGCGTFAGILASLATQPADVIKTHMQLSSEKHRRTGEVITLIFRDYGLAGFFRGAIPRALRRTLMAAMAWTVYEQMMSKMGLKS from the exons ATGCACCCTGTGCTGAAAGCCTTTGTTTGTGGTTCCATCAGTGGGACCTGCTCCACCTTGCTGTTCCAGCCTCTAGACCTGCTTAAAACTCGGTTACAGACCCTGCAACCATCTATCAATGC GTCAGGTCGTGTTGGGATGGTAACTCTGCTCTTTAAGGTTGTTCGCACAGAAAGCTTACGAGGATTGTGGAAAGGTGTTTCTCCT TCATTTGCAAGATGCATTCCAGGAGTGGGGATTTACTTCAGCACTTTATATATGATAAAGCAGCGGTTCGTGCTGGATCGTTCCCCTACAGCTTTGGAATCAGTTCTGCTGGGCGCAGTCTCACGTACCATCGCTGTCGTTTGCATGTCACCTGTCACTGTAGTGAAAACACGATATGAG AGTGGAAGGTATGGCTATGAGAGCGTGCATGGAGCCCTGAGAAATATCTACCGGTCAGAAGGTGTCCAGGGTTTATTTAGTGGTCTGACAGCAACACTCTTGCGAGATGCACCCTTCTCTGGCATCTATCTGATGTTCTACATGCAGACAAAGAAGATCACACCCTACG ACCAATTGGATCCCGCACTCACACCTTTAGTGAACTTTGGCTGTGGAACTTTTGCTGGAATTCTGGCATCACTGGCTACGCAGCCTGCTGATGTCATCAAAACCCATATGCAGCTGTCGTCTGAAAAACACCGTCGGACAGGAGAAGTCATTACCTTAATTTTCAGG GATTATGGGCTGGCTGGCTTCTTCCGTGGTGCCATCCCAAGAGCTTTGCGGCGCACACTTATGGCAGCAATGGCGTGGACTGTGTATGAACAGATGATGTCAAAAATGGGCTTGAAATCTTGA